CTTGGCCGAAGACGGTCAACAGGTGGTTGAACGCAATATCAAGGCGATGACGCAGTTGTCCGCGATGATCAGCGCATCCAGCAGCAATATCGAAGCGCTTAACAGCAAGACCGTGAACATCGGTCAGATTCTCGAGGTGATCACCAGCATCTCGCAGCAAACCAACCTGCTGGCGCTGAACGCAGCCATCGAGGCGGCCCGCGCCGGGGAAGCCGGACGCGGGTTTGCAGTGGTGGCCGATGAAGTACGCAACCTGGCACACCGCACCCAGGAATCGGCGCAGCAAGTACAAAAGATGATCGAGGAACTGCAAGTCGGCGCCCGGGATTCGGTCAGCACCATGAGCGACAGCCAACGCCACAGCCAGGACAGCGTGGAAATCGCCAACCTCGCCGGTGAGCGCCTCAACAGCGTGACCCAACGTATTGGTGAGATCGACGGCATGAACCAATCAGTCGCCACCGCCACTGAGGAACAAACCTCGGTCGTCGAGTCGATCAATATGGACATCACGGAGATCAACACCCTCAATCAGGAAGGCGTGGAAAACCTGCAATCGACCCTGCGTGCGTGCGCCGACCTGGAACAGCAAGCGGCGCGGTTGAAGCAATTGGTGGGCAGCTTCCGGATCTGATACGCGTTATTTCGCGGCGGTATCAGACTTGGCCTGCTCGCGCTCCCACAACTCGGCGGCACCTGGAAAGTCGGTGCCGTCGTCGCTGTCCAGGTCGTCCGGGTCGTACCGGCTTAAACACCCCTCACCCAGTGTTGCCGGGGCTTTGGAGGTGGCTTTGTCCAGTGGGTCACTCATCGATCAATCCTCAACGCCAGACAAAGAAAAAGGGCCTGGGGAGATTTAACGCCCAGGCCCTTCATTCTTCAATCAAAACGCTGCGATCAGAACACGACGGTCTTGTTGCCGTGCACCAGCACGCGGTCTTCCAAGTGGTAGCGCAGGCCACGGGCCAGCACCATCTTCTCGACATCGCGACCGAAGCGCACCATGTCTTCAATGCTGTCGCTATGGCTGACGCGCACCACGTCTTGCTCGATGATCGGCCCCGCATCCAGCTCTTCGGTGACGTAATGGCAGGTTGCGCCAATCAACTTCACGCCCCGCAGGGACGCCTGGTGGTAAGGCTTGGCCCCGACAAACGATGGCAGGAAACTGTGGTGAATGTTGATCACCTTGCCGGCATATTCGCGGCAGAGTTCCGGCGGCAGGATCTGCATGTAACGCGCCAGCACCACCACATCGGCTTCATGTTGCTTGACCAGACGGGAAACCTCGGCGAACGCCGGTTCCTTGTCCTGTGGATTGACCGGTACGTGGTAGTACGGGATGCCATGCCACTCGACCATGCTACGCAGGTCGTCATGATTGGATATCACACACGCGATCTCGCAATCGAGTTCATCACTGTGCCAACGGTGCAGCAAGTCGGCCAGGCAATGGGATTCGCGGCTGGCCATCAACACCACGCGTTTTTTCTGCTCGGTGTCGGTGATGTGCCAGGTCATCGAAAACTCTTCGGCGATTGGCGCAAAGGCCTCGCGAAAAGCCTCAAGACCAAAGGGCAGCGTGTCGGCACGGATTTCGTGACGCATGAAGAACCAACCGCTGAGATTGTCCGAGTGATGGCTCGCCTCGGTGATCCAGCCGTTGTGGGAGGCCAGAAAGTTACTGACTTTGGCAACGATGCCAACCCGGTCCGGGCAAGCAATCACCAGCCGAAAAGTGCGCATTAGGGGGAAACTCCAGAACTTCGCAAAGGTTGCCATTCTAGCGATTGCGCGGGAAAACTGCAGTATTCGTTAAGCTTTATTCTGATCACACCCCTTGCCTTACCCCCTAACAGCCTATGGCTTTGACCGTTTTATATGAATCTAACGCACCTCGCGCGCGCCCTCCCGAATTCCAAGGAGATTATGTTTAGGCCCACGACCTTGTAATTAACTCGATTGCGCAACCTCGCTCCAAACATTTAAAGTAATTCACATAAATGTCTGCTTAAATGTTTACTTGAGCAAACTGCCTGACTATTATTAGGCCACTGTCCCTGTCAATCAGCGTTCTACATAAGGTAGTCCACATGTCTCTGATCAACGAATACCGCGCCACCGAAGAAGCTATCAAAGAGCTTCAAGCTCGTTTGAAGAACCTGTCCCAAGACGACAAACTGAAAACCGAGCTGGAATTCGAAGGCAAACTGCGCACCCTCATGGGTGAATACTCCAAATCCCTGCGTGACATCATCGCGCTGCTGGATCCTGAGTCGAAAGTTAAAGCACCTCGTGGCGCTGTAAAAACGACCGGCACCAAGCGCGCTCGCAAGGTCAAGCAATACAAAAACCCGCATAACGGCGAAGTGATTGAAACCAAAGGTGGCAACCACAAAACGCTGAAAGAGTGGAAAGCCAAGTGGGGCGGTGACGTGGTTGAAGGCTGGGCTACCCTGCTGGGTTAAGCTTCGCCAGGCCTGCGCCTGATACGCGACACATTAAAAACGCCAGCTTGCTGGCGTTTTTATTACTTGTCTATTCTGCAAACCCTGACTGCTGGTTCAAACGAAGAACCAAGGAATTGGCATATTCCTGCCACTGCTGCAGCACCTGCCGCTGAAACGGCGTCGCACTAACCGCCAACTCTTGCCAGGCTTGATTAAATGCCTCAAGGGTATTCGGCGCACCCCACTCAGAATTTGACAAACGTTGCTGACAGAAAAGTTTCCAGCGTTGTTGCTCCTCACTGTTCAACGTATCGGGGAAGTTACGCGCACGGTAGCGAAACAATAATTCCGGTAACCGTTGATCATCGAAAGGCCACTGCTGGCGCGCCAATTGCGCAGGTTCAGTCATTCGGACTTGCTCACATAACCGCCGATCACGATCGCCAATAAAACCATCGTAGAGCTGCTGCTCCGGGTCAGCATTCGGTGCAAATTCCTCATCGGCATAAATTGCCGCCAACTTATCGCGCCAAAGTTCCTGTGCGTCAGTTAGCCGCAGCGCCCGCGACTGATAAGCCCCCCTGTCCAATTGCAGCCGCTCCCAGTCTTCGGCCCGCAGTACGCTCAAAGGAGCGACCACAGGGCAGCGATTGATATGCACCAACTTGAGCGGTACCGGCAACTCACCCTCGGCAAGCTCATCACGGCGGGTGTAAAGGCGTTCGCGCAAGGCGTCGGCATCCATATCCAGCAGGCCCTGGGGATCGAGCCCAAGGTCGCAAACAATCAACGCATTGCGATTACGCGGGTGCCAGGCCAAAGGCAGCACGACCCCCAGGTAATGACGTTCAGCGGAAAATCGCCCGGATATATGCACCATCGGTTGCAACAAGCGCACCTGGTCCATTACTCGTTGTTTGCTGCGCAGTTGAAACAGCCAGTCGTAGAGTTTGGGCTGTTTCTCTCGAACCAATCGCGCCAGCGCAATCGTGGCGCGCACGTCGGATAACGCATCGTGGGCCTGGCCATGATCAATGCCATTGGCGGCAGTCAGGCGCTCAAGCTTGAGCGTTACGCGCCCATCGTCCTGGGGCCATTCGATGCCCCCTGGCCGCAGGGCGTAAGCGGTGCGAACCACGTCGATCAAATCCCAACGGCTATTACCGCCCTGCCACTCGCGCGCATACGGATCAAAAAAGTTGCGATACAAGCTGTAGCGCGTCATCTCATCATCAAAGCGCAGCGTGTTATAGCCGGCACCACAGGTGCCCGGAGCAGCGAGCTCAGCGTGTACCCGGGTCATGAAATCGGCTTCGGCCAGGCCTTTCTCCGCCAATATCTGCGGGGTGATGCCAGTGATCGCACACGCCGCGGGATGGGGCAGGATATCGTCGCTCGGCTGGCAATACAGATTGACCGGTGAACCGACTTCGTTGAGATCGAAATCCGTGCGAATTCCGGCTACCTGAAGCGGGCGATCACGGCGCGGGTTGATGCCGGTGGTTTCATAGTCGTACCAGAAAATGGAGGTCACGGGCTATTCCTGTGCTGAAGGTCGACAAAGTCTAGGCGCTGAACCGCGCCTGGGGAAAGCGACAAATAACTGTACAAACATCCAGAAAAATCTTGAGAGGTTGCTTCCACCGCCGACACTGCTAGCATCCGTGTCTCCCAAATGCTCTGCACTGCCAAGGATCGCGATGCCATCAGCCCCATTGGACACCCGCTACCAGATCGAGACGCCAGAAGGCATCGACCTGGCATTGCGCCCAGCCGGCCTGGTGCCCCGGGCGCTGGCCTTTGCCTTCGACCTCGGCGCACGCGGTGTGATCATGGGCGTGCTCCTGGTGCCATTGGCCTTGCTTGGCAACATTGGTATCGGCCTGGGCTCGCTACTGCTGTTCCTGGCCAGTTGGTGGTACATGGTGCTGTTCGAGGTGCTCAACCAGGGCTGCTCGCCAGGTAAACAGGTCATGGGCCTGCGTGTCGTGCAGGACGACGGCACGCCCATTGGCTGGTCGGCGTCACTCATCCGCAACCTGCTTCGGTTTGTCGACATGCTGCCTTTTGGCTATTGTCTCGGCGCCATCAGTTGCCTGCAACATCCTCACTTCAAACGCCTGGGCGACTTGGCCGCTGGCACGTTGGTGGTCTACCGCGAACAGCCTCTGGTGCGCCCCCAGGTGCCTCAGGCTGCGGCACTGCGTTTACCGTTTGCCCTGGACCTGAGTGAACAGCGGGCCATCCTGGGTTTTGCAGAACGCCAGGGTGAACTGTCCGCCGAACGAGTACATGAGCTCGCCTCGATCCTCGCAACGCCGCTGCACGTCTCTCCGGCACGTGCCGTAGAGCAACTCAATGGCGTGGCGCGCGGCCTGTTGGGGCCGATATGAAGCAGAGCCTCTTCGAAAGCCGCTACCAACCTCAATGGCAAGCCTTTGCCGAGCAACTCAAGCAGTTGGAACAGGGCAAGGCCAAGGCAAGCGAGATGGCCGACTTCCCACATCAATACCGACGTCTATGCCAGCACTTGGCCTTGGCCCAGGAACGCGGTTACAGCAGCTACCTGGTAGACCCACTGCAACAACTGGCCCTGCGCGGCCATCAACAACTCTACCGTCACCGCAGCCAATTGGCCGCAAACGCGCTGAGCTTCGTACTGGCCGGCTTCCCACGACTGGTACGGGAACAGTGGCGTTTTGTGTTGCTCGCCAGCCTGTTGTTCTTTGGCAGCCTGTTGGGTATTGCCGTGCTGGTCTACCTGTTCCCCGACCTGATCTACAGCATTGTCAGCCCCCAACAGGTGGCCGAGATGCAAGGCATGTATGACCCTGATATCAGCCGCCTGGGGCGCACCGTCGAACGGGCATCGAGCGAAGACTGGATGATGTTTGGCTATTACGTAATGCACAACATCGGCATTGCCTTCCAGACGTTTGCCGCCGGTTTGCTCTTCGGCCTGGGTAGCGTGTTTTTCCTGGTTTTCAACGGACTGATCATCGGCGCGATCTCCGGGCACCTCACCGAGATCGGCTACGGACAGACTTTCTGGTCATTCGTGATAGGGCATGGCGCCTTCGAATTGACGGCCATTACCCTCGCGGGAGCCGCGGGGTTGCAACTGGGCTGGGCGTTGATCGCCCCGGGGCAATTGAGTCGCGGAGAATCCTTGCGACTCGCGGCACGTAAAAGCGTGCAACTGTTGTGCGCAGTCATGGTGTTCCTGCTGATCGCAGCGTTTATAGAAGCCTACTGGTCGTCCACGACCCAGATCCCCCCTTGGGGCAAATACCTGGTGGGCGCTGCACTCTGGCTGCTGGTAGCCGCTTACCTGACCTTAGCCGGACGGGCTCGCCATGCGCCTGAGTGATGCCAGCGTCGTCATCCGCCCGCGCACCGCCTGGGAAGCCATGGATCTGGGCATATTAATGGCCAGGGAACACCGCGTGCTGTTGATGGGCAGTTGGGCCCTGGTGACCCTGCCAGTGTTTGCATTGCTCACCGCTTTACTGTGGGAGCATCCATACACGGTCATGCTCTTGTTCTGGTGGTTCCAGCCGGCCTTCGATCGCTTGCCGTTGTATATCCTGTCCAAGACCCTGTTTGGCGAAAAGCCCACCCTGAGACAGGCCGTGAGCCAATGGCCAAGTCTTCTCAAAGGCCAGTTACTGGCCAGCTTGACTTGGCGCCGGCTCAGCCTCAGCCGCAGCTTTGTCATGCCAGTCAGTCAACTCGAAGGTCTTGACGGCCAGGCGCGCCAGAAGCGCCTGGGCGTGCTGCAGCAGCGCAACGCGGGCGCCGCACGCTGGCTTACCATCGTCAGCGTGCATCTGGAAATCGGGCTATGGTTCGGCCTCATGGCGTTTTTCTACCTGTTCATTCCACAACAGGTTGAACTGGATTGGGATTGGCTGAACCTGCTCCTGGCGACCAGTTCCGAAGTACTCTGGCTGGATCATCTGGGCAACGCGTTCTACGCGGTGATGCTGGTGTTTTGGGAGCCCATCTATGTGGCCTGTGGCTTCAGCCTCTATCTCAATCGCCGCACCGGATTGGAAGCGTGGGACCTGGAGCTGGTATTCCGCCGCCTGCGCCAGCGCCTGAGTAATGTGGCGCCATTGTTACTGCTGGTGATCGGGCTCACATTGCTGCCATTCAGCCCGCCCACCATGGCGGATGAAACCACGCCGCTGAGCCCCAAGGGCGCAAGCCAGTCCATCAAGTCGCTGCTCGATGCCCCACCGTTCAAAAACCCGGAAACCGTCACCCGCTATCGTTTTGGCGAAGAAAAGCCCGCGACTGAAAACAAGGCACATGCTGACGGTAAACTACCGGCGTGGCTGCAAGCGCTACTGGACTCGCTCAACAGCAATACGTTCAAGCATGTCGCCCAAGGCCTCGAAGTGCTTTTATGGAGCCTGCTGATCGGCGGCCTGACCCTGCTGGCATGGCGATATCGTGACTGGCTGCGCACGTTTGTCAGCCTGCGCGGCCCACGTGCACCCAAGGCAGCCAAACCCGTACCCACGCAACTGTTCGGTCTCGAACTGGGGACCGAAACCTTACCCATGGATATCGCCAGCACTGCCGAACAACTCTGGCCTACCCAGCCACGGGAAGCTCTCGGCCTTTTGTATCGTGGCCTGCTTAGCCGGTTGCTCCATGACTTCAACTTGCCCCTTAAAAGCGCCGACACTGAAGGCCAGGTCCTCGAACGCGTTCAGCAGTTGCAGCAGCCGCAACTGCTGGCATTCAGTGATGAGTTGACCCGGCACTGGCAAAACCTCGCCTACGGCCATCACCTTCCCCCGACCTCAGCCCAGCAAAAATTATGCTGCGATTGGCGTGCTCTATTCGGTTCAGGGGGCACCCTATGAATCGGTTTTTGCTGGGGATTGGCGTATTAGTGGCATGCCTGCTGGCAGCGGGCGGCTTTTACGCTTGGAGCAAGGCCATCCCCTATGAAGAAGTGGTGGATCGCGG
The genomic region above belongs to Pseudomonas sp. S35 and contains:
- a CDS encoding RDD family protein, which produces MPSAPLDTRYQIETPEGIDLALRPAGLVPRALAFAFDLGARGVIMGVLLVPLALLGNIGIGLGSLLLFLASWWYMVLFEVLNQGCSPGKQVMGLRVVQDDGTPIGWSASLIRNLLRFVDMLPFGYCLGAISCLQHPHFKRLGDLAAGTLVVYREQPLVRPQVPQAAALRLPFALDLSEQRAILGFAERQGELSAERVHELASILATPLHVSPARAVEQLNGVARGLLGPI
- the mvaT gene encoding histone-like nucleoid-structuring protein MvaT, producing the protein MSLINEYRATEEAIKELQARLKNLSQDDKLKTELEFEGKLRTLMGEYSKSLRDIIALLDPESKVKAPRGAVKTTGTKRARKVKQYKNPHNGEVIETKGGNHKTLKEWKAKWGGDVVEGWATLLG
- the purU gene encoding formyltetrahydrofolate deformylase; protein product: MRTFRLVIACPDRVGIVAKVSNFLASHNGWITEASHHSDNLSGWFFMRHEIRADTLPFGLEAFREAFAPIAEEFSMTWHITDTEQKKRVVLMASRESHCLADLLHRWHSDELDCEIACVISNHDDLRSMVEWHGIPYYHVPVNPQDKEPAFAEVSRLVKQHEADVVVLARYMQILPPELCREYAGKVINIHHSFLPSFVGAKPYHQASLRGVKLIGATCHYVTEELDAGPIIEQDVVRVSHSDSIEDMVRFGRDVEKMVLARGLRYHLEDRVLVHGNKTVVF
- the sbcB gene encoding exodeoxyribonuclease I, whose amino-acid sequence is MTSIFWYDYETTGINPRRDRPLQVAGIRTDFDLNEVGSPVNLYCQPSDDILPHPAACAITGITPQILAEKGLAEADFMTRVHAELAAPGTCGAGYNTLRFDDEMTRYSLYRNFFDPYAREWQGGNSRWDLIDVVRTAYALRPGGIEWPQDDGRVTLKLERLTAANGIDHGQAHDALSDVRATIALARLVREKQPKLYDWLFQLRSKQRVMDQVRLLQPMVHISGRFSAERHYLGVVLPLAWHPRNRNALIVCDLGLDPQGLLDMDADALRERLYTRRDELAEGELPVPLKLVHINRCPVVAPLSVLRAEDWERLQLDRGAYQSRALRLTDAQELWRDKLAAIYADEEFAPNADPEQQLYDGFIGDRDRRLCEQVRMTEPAQLARQQWPFDDQRLPELLFRYRARNFPDTLNSEEQQRWKLFCQQRLSNSEWGAPNTLEAFNQAWQELAVSATPFQRQVLQQWQEYANSLVLRLNQQSGFAE
- a CDS encoding stage II sporulation protein M, yielding MKQSLFESRYQPQWQAFAEQLKQLEQGKAKASEMADFPHQYRRLCQHLALAQERGYSSYLVDPLQQLALRGHQQLYRHRSQLAANALSFVLAGFPRLVREQWRFVLLASLLFFGSLLGIAVLVYLFPDLIYSIVSPQQVAEMQGMYDPDISRLGRTVERASSEDWMMFGYYVMHNIGIAFQTFAAGLLFGLGSVFFLVFNGLIIGAISGHLTEIGYGQTFWSFVIGHGAFELTAITLAGAAGLQLGWALIAPGQLSRGESLRLAARKSVQLLCAVMVFLLIAAFIEAYWSSTTQIPPWGKYLVGAALWLLVAAYLTLAGRARHAPE
- a CDS encoding DUF4129 domain-containing protein; amino-acid sequence: MRLSDASVVIRPRTAWEAMDLGILMAREHRVLLMGSWALVTLPVFALLTALLWEHPYTVMLLFWWFQPAFDRLPLYILSKTLFGEKPTLRQAVSQWPSLLKGQLLASLTWRRLSLSRSFVMPVSQLEGLDGQARQKRLGVLQQRNAGAARWLTIVSVHLEIGLWFGLMAFFYLFIPQQVELDWDWLNLLLATSSEVLWLDHLGNAFYAVMLVFWEPIYVACGFSLYLNRRTGLEAWDLELVFRRLRQRLSNVAPLLLLVIGLTLLPFSPPTMADETTPLSPKGASQSIKSLLDAPPFKNPETVTRYRFGEEKPATENKAHADGKLPAWLQALLDSLNSNTFKHVAQGLEVLLWSLLIGGLTLLAWRYRDWLRTFVSLRGPRAPKAAKPVPTQLFGLELGTETLPMDIASTAEQLWPTQPREALGLLYRGLLSRLLHDFNLPLKSADTEGQVLERVQQLQQPQLLAFSDELTRHWQNLAYGHHLPPTSAQQKLCCDWRALFGSGGTL